One genomic region from Actinocatenispora thailandica encodes:
- a CDS encoding FAD binding domain-containing protein gives MQVPGPFEYDRATSVDQAIGLLERRGETARLIAGGHSLLPMMKLRLADVEYLIDINDLHDELGYVLVESDRVRLGALTRHRELLESDELAAVLPIFRDAERVIADPVVRNRGTIGGSLCQADPSEDLSAVCSCLDAECVIRGSTGQRVVPMAEFHRGPYETAVGDGEMLVEVRVPRHPDSSSAFEKVERRAGDWAVVSAAAVVTMAGGVIADARVGFAAVGPHTVVIPAVSELLRGEAPGEQLYERAGAAAAEHCDPTTDMRGTAAYKRHLVQELTRRTLRRAVQRISDGGS, from the coding sequence ATGCAGGTTCCCGGACCGTTCGAATACGACCGCGCGACCAGCGTCGACCAGGCGATCGGGCTGCTGGAACGGCGCGGCGAGACGGCGCGGCTGATCGCCGGTGGGCACAGCCTGCTGCCGATGATGAAGCTGCGGCTGGCCGACGTGGAGTACCTGATCGACATCAACGACCTGCACGACGAGCTGGGGTACGTGCTGGTCGAGTCCGATCGGGTCCGGCTCGGCGCCCTGACCCGGCACCGCGAGCTGCTGGAATCCGACGAGCTGGCCGCGGTACTGCCGATCTTCCGGGACGCCGAACGGGTCATCGCCGACCCGGTGGTACGCAACCGGGGCACGATCGGCGGTTCGCTGTGCCAGGCCGACCCGTCCGAGGATCTCTCGGCGGTGTGCAGCTGCCTGGACGCCGAGTGCGTCATCCGCGGCAGTACCGGGCAGCGGGTGGTACCGATGGCCGAGTTCCACCGCGGGCCGTACGAGACGGCCGTCGGCGACGGCGAGATGCTCGTCGAGGTCCGTGTCCCGCGGCACCCGGACTCGTCGTCCGCGTTCGAGAAGGTCGAGCGCCGGGCCGGGGACTGGGCGGTGGTCTCGGCCGCGGCCGTGGTGACGATGGCCGGCGGCGTCATCGCCGACGCGCGGGTCGGGTTCGCGGCGGTCGGCCCGCACACGGTGGTGATCCCGGCGGTGTCCGAACTGCTGCGCGGTGAGGCGCCGGGCGAGCAGCTGTACGAGCGGGCCGGGGCGGCGGCCGCCGAGCACTGCGACCCGACCACCGACATGCGCGGTACGGCCGCCTACAAGCGGCATCTGGTGCAGGAGCTGACGCGGCGGACGCTGCGCCGGGCCGTCCAGCGGATCAGCGACGGGGGGTCCTGA
- a CDS encoding TusE/DsrC/DsvC family sulfur relay protein encodes MSVATIAGHQLHVDGEGFLTEYDEWDEALADELAARIGITLTDRHRAAIRFLRNDFPARGETATLRRVAVVGGIPVKELFELFGAKPAKKMAYIAGLPKPRGCV; translated from the coding sequence ATGAGTGTCGCCACGATCGCCGGGCACCAACTGCACGTCGACGGCGAGGGTTTCCTCACCGAGTACGACGAGTGGGACGAGGCGCTCGCCGACGAACTCGCCGCGCGGATCGGCATCACCCTCACCGACCGGCACCGGGCCGCGATCCGGTTCCTGCGCAACGACTTCCCGGCCCGGGGCGAGACCGCGACGCTGCGGCGGGTCGCGGTGGTCGGCGGAATCCCGGTCAAGGAACTGTTCGAGCTGTTCGGCGCCAAGCCGGCGAAGAAGATGGCGTACATCGCGGGGCTGCCCAAGCCGCGCGGCTGCGTCTGA
- a CDS encoding cation-translocating P-type ATPase translates to MSVPAAPAEVESSRTDPREAVALLQRHLRSSPRGLTSREAARRLTRYGPNTLRQQSSRHWVRDLAAQFTHPLALLLWLAAALAAADRTLVLTAAIVAVIILNAVLAFVQEHRAERAVAALAGYLPQHASVLRDGQQTSVPAAELVPGDVMIAAEGERISADARLLDGEVEVDLSALTGESLPVARAATLVDTTGELLDARDLLFSGSICTQGSARAMVYATGMSTEIGRIASLTGRLHRDQSPLERQVKRVAWLIAAVAVGIGLLFFPIGIFAAGMSLPDAANFAIGLLVANVPEGLLPTITLALAVGVRELARLGAVVKRLSSVETLGSTSVICTDKTGTLTRNKLTAVAVWTLAGETPLRPAPDRPAPVCRLLAETVWSCNTASIDAQGREYGDPTEVALVAAANQLGIDTDPTGRQHDQRRVYPFDPSIRLMSTVDEQAGTRQVHTKGAPEDVLAHSTRIMTATGAAVELTADVRQQVTAAIDRYTAAGHRLIAGACGTVRQVPSERRDVETGLCFLGLIAMIDPPRPEAAAAVAACRTAGIRIVMVTGDHPGTARTIARQVGIADAATPVLTGGQLAAMPEPDLARLLTRSENLVFARTSPEAKLRIADGFRDLGHVVAMTGDGVNDAPALRHADIGVAMGRSGTDVAREAAVLVLTDDNFATIVAAVTAGRRVYANVRKFILYIFAHAVPEVVPFLLYALSGGAIPLPLTVLQILAIDLGTETLPALALGREPAEPGIMHQPPRTRRSGIITGPLLARAWALLGAVSAVLVTAGFFLVLWHSGWRPGADVSASTPLHHGYLQATTMTFLGIVACQIGTAFAARTDRVSLRAIGLTTNRLLLWGIAFEVAFAAALCLVPGIRSVFGTALPPTWALALLPGFPLLVWAADETFRWRQRRRPAEPSGGRDG, encoded by the coding sequence ATGTCCGTACCCGCGGCGCCGGCCGAGGTCGAATCGAGCCGTACCGATCCGCGCGAGGCCGTCGCCCTGCTGCAGCGCCATCTGCGTTCCTCACCCCGGGGCCTGACCAGCCGGGAAGCCGCGCGCCGGCTGACCCGCTACGGGCCAAACACGCTGCGCCAGCAGAGCAGCCGGCACTGGGTGCGCGACCTCGCCGCGCAGTTCACCCACCCGCTGGCGCTGCTGCTGTGGCTCGCCGCGGCGCTGGCCGCCGCCGACCGCACGCTGGTACTCACCGCCGCCATCGTGGCGGTGATCATCCTCAACGCGGTACTCGCCTTCGTTCAGGAGCATCGCGCGGAGCGAGCGGTGGCCGCGCTCGCCGGATACCTGCCGCAGCACGCCAGCGTGCTTCGCGACGGGCAGCAGACCAGCGTTCCGGCGGCCGAGCTGGTCCCCGGCGACGTCATGATCGCCGCCGAGGGTGAACGCATCTCGGCCGACGCGCGGCTGCTGGACGGCGAGGTCGAAGTCGACCTCTCGGCACTGACCGGCGAGTCGCTGCCGGTCGCCCGCGCCGCCACCCTGGTCGACACCACCGGCGAGCTCCTCGATGCCCGCGACCTGCTGTTCTCCGGTTCGATCTGTACCCAGGGGTCGGCCCGTGCGATGGTCTACGCGACCGGCATGTCCACCGAGATCGGCCGCATCGCGTCGCTGACCGGTCGGCTGCACCGCGACCAGAGCCCGCTGGAACGGCAGGTCAAGCGGGTCGCCTGGCTGATCGCCGCTGTCGCCGTCGGGATCGGGCTGCTGTTCTTCCCGATCGGGATCTTCGCCGCCGGGATGTCGCTGCCGGACGCCGCGAACTTCGCGATCGGGCTGCTGGTGGCCAACGTCCCCGAAGGGCTGCTGCCCACCATCACCCTGGCGCTCGCCGTCGGGGTCCGGGAACTCGCCCGCCTCGGCGCCGTGGTCAAACGCCTCAGCTCGGTCGAGACGCTCGGATCCACGTCGGTGATCTGCACCGACAAGACCGGCACCCTGACCCGCAACAAGCTGACCGCGGTCGCCGTGTGGACGCTCGCCGGCGAGACTCCGCTGCGACCGGCCCCGGACCGGCCGGCGCCGGTCTGCCGGCTGCTCGCCGAGACGGTGTGGTCGTGCAACACCGCCTCGATCGACGCGCAGGGCCGGGAGTACGGCGACCCGACCGAGGTCGCCCTGGTGGCCGCGGCGAACCAGCTCGGCATCGACACCGATCCCACCGGCCGCCAACACGACCAGCGACGCGTCTACCCGTTCGACCCGTCCATCCGGCTGATGTCCACGGTGGACGAGCAGGCCGGCACCCGCCAGGTGCACACCAAGGGGGCGCCCGAGGACGTGCTGGCGCACAGCACCCGGATCATGACCGCGACCGGGGCGGCCGTCGAGCTGACCGCCGACGTCCGGCAGCAGGTCACCGCCGCCATCGACCGGTACACCGCCGCCGGGCACCGGCTGATCGCCGGCGCCTGCGGCACCGTTCGGCAGGTTCCGAGCGAGCGCCGCGACGTCGAGACCGGGCTGTGCTTCCTCGGCCTGATCGCCATGATCGACCCGCCGCGACCCGAGGCCGCCGCTGCCGTGGCCGCCTGCCGTACCGCCGGTATCCGGATCGTGATGGTCACCGGGGACCATCCCGGGACCGCCCGGACGATCGCCCGGCAGGTCGGCATCGCCGACGCGGCCACCCCCGTCCTGACCGGCGGGCAGCTGGCCGCGATGCCCGAGCCCGACCTGGCCCGGCTGCTGACCAGGAGCGAGAACCTGGTGTTCGCCCGGACCTCGCCGGAGGCCAAGCTGCGCATCGCCGACGGCTTCCGCGACCTCGGTCACGTCGTGGCGATGACCGGCGACGGTGTCAACGACGCACCGGCCCTGCGGCACGCCGACATCGGGGTCGCGATGGGCCGTTCCGGTACCGACGTCGCCCGTGAAGCGGCGGTGCTGGTGTTGACCGACGACAACTTCGCGACCATCGTCGCCGCCGTCACCGCCGGACGCCGGGTCTATGCCAACGTCCGCAAGTTCATCCTGTACATCTTCGCCCATGCGGTACCCGAGGTCGTCCCGTTCCTGCTCTACGCGCTGTCCGGTGGCGCGATCCCGCTGCCGCTGACGGTGTTGCAGATCCTCGCCATCGATCTGGGTACCGAGACCCTTCCGGCGCTGGCGCTGGGCCGGGAGCCCGCCGAGCCGGGCATCATGCACCAGCCGCCCCGGACCCGGCGATCGGGCATCATCACCGGCCCGCTGCTCGCCCGGGCGTGGGCGTTGCTCGGCGCCGTGTCCGCAGTGCTCGTCACCGCCGGGTTCTTCCTCGTGCTGTGGCACAGCGGATGGCGCCCCGGCGCCGACGTGTCGGCGAGCACCCCGCTGCACCACGGGTACCTGCAGGCCACCACGATGACCTTCCTCGGCATCGTGGCCTGCCAGATCGGTACCGCCTTCGCCGCCCGTACCGACCGGGTGTCGCTGCGCGCGATCGGGCTCACCACCAACCGGCTCCTGCTGTGGGGCATCGCGTTCGAGGTGGCGTTCGCCGCCGCGCTGTGCCTGGTGCCGGGGATCCGGTCGGTGTTCGGCACCGCGCTGCCGCCGACCTGGGCACTCGCCCTGCTGCCCGGCTTCCCGCTGCTGGTCTGGGCCGCCGACGAGACGTTCCGCTGGCGGCAACGGCGCCGCCCGGCGGAGCCGTCCGGCGGGCGCGACGGCTGA
- a CDS encoding NAD(P)/FAD-dependent oxidoreductase, translating to MGQVVILGGGTAGTIAANRLRRRLDRDEWHITVVDADDEHLYQPGLLMVPFGEYQRPDLVRPRHRYLASGVRLVRGQVELVKPADNLVRLAGGELLHYTYLVIATGTTPRPDQTPGLLGPQWGDTAHEFYTLDGAERLAGALQRFGGGRVVIDVVDMPIKCPVAPLEFAFLLDAHLRRRGLRGRTELTYATPLPGAFTRPVASQLLGSMLTDRNIIVEPDFMAEQVTGDGIVSYDGRRLGYDLLVTVPLNMGADYVADSGLGDELNHVPVDRHTLQAAGYENIFALGDANDVPTSKAGSVAHVEAELFADALAARLHGRPAEADFDGHANCFVECGDGRALLLDFNYDTEPLPGSYPVPGLGPFRLLRPTRLNHWGKHAFRWMYWHALLPDRPLPLPARMSKAGKHVPQEVAS from the coding sequence ATGGGCCAGGTGGTGATTCTCGGCGGCGGTACCGCCGGAACGATCGCGGCGAACCGCCTGCGCCGCCGGCTGGACCGCGACGAGTGGCACATCACCGTGGTCGACGCCGACGACGAACACCTCTACCAGCCGGGGCTGTTGATGGTGCCCTTCGGGGAGTACCAGCGGCCGGACCTGGTCCGGCCGCGACACCGCTACCTGGCGTCGGGGGTGCGGCTGGTTCGCGGCCAGGTCGAGCTGGTCAAGCCCGCGGACAACCTGGTGAGGCTCGCCGGAGGCGAGCTGCTGCACTACACGTACCTGGTGATCGCGACCGGCACCACGCCACGCCCGGACCAGACGCCCGGCCTGCTCGGCCCGCAGTGGGGCGACACCGCGCACGAGTTCTACACCCTGGACGGGGCGGAGCGGCTGGCCGGCGCGCTGCAACGGTTCGGCGGCGGCCGGGTCGTGATCGACGTGGTCGACATGCCGATCAAGTGCCCCGTCGCGCCGCTGGAGTTCGCTTTCCTGCTCGACGCGCACCTGCGGCGTCGCGGGCTCCGCGGACGCACCGAACTGACCTACGCCACGCCGCTGCCGGGCGCGTTCACCCGGCCGGTCGCCTCGCAGTTGCTCGGCTCGATGCTCACCGACCGGAACATCATCGTGGAACCCGACTTCATGGCCGAGCAGGTCACCGGCGACGGGATCGTCTCGTACGACGGGCGGCGGCTCGGTTACGACCTGCTGGTGACCGTTCCGCTCAACATGGGCGCCGACTACGTGGCCGATTCCGGCCTGGGCGACGAGCTGAACCACGTACCCGTCGACCGCCACACCCTGCAGGCCGCCGGGTACGAGAACATCTTCGCGCTGGGCGACGCCAACGACGTACCGACCTCGAAGGCCGGTTCGGTGGCGCACGTGGAGGCGGAGCTGTTCGCCGACGCGCTCGCCGCGCGGCTGCACGGCCGCCCGGCCGAGGCCGACTTCGACGGGCACGCGAACTGCTTCGTCGAGTGCGGCGACGGCCGGGCGCTGCTGCTGGACTTCAACTACGACACCGAGCCGCTCCCGGGCAGCTACCCGGTGCCGGGACTCGGGCCGTTCCGGTTGCTGCGCCCGACCCGGCTCAACCACTGGGGAAAGCACGCGTTCCGCTGGATGTACTGGCACGCCCTGCTGCCCGACCGTCCGCTCCCGCTGCCCGCCCGGATGTCCAAGGCCGGCAAGCACGTACCGCAGGAGGTCGCATCATGA
- a CDS encoding DsrE/DsrF/DrsH-like family protein, with translation MSTVDTQEAPVPDFGGAAPGRSLAIICSKGNLDMAYPGLVLANAALGEGVPTQMFFTFWGFDLITKSRMRDLKFTMLGNTATHLPQGLGGLPGMTALATHRMRQQIAEIGVPDVPEFLDQIVDSGGHLWACRMSADMMHVDENDLYEPVEGIISAADFIEKTDGAQLLFI, from the coding sequence ATGTCCACAGTAGACACCCAGGAAGCGCCGGTACCGGACTTCGGCGGCGCCGCACCGGGACGCAGCCTCGCCATCATCTGTTCCAAGGGCAACCTGGACATGGCGTACCCGGGACTGGTACTGGCCAACGCCGCGCTCGGCGAGGGCGTGCCGACCCAGATGTTCTTCACCTTCTGGGGCTTCGACCTGATCACCAAGTCCCGGATGCGGGACCTGAAGTTCACCATGCTGGGCAACACCGCCACGCACCTGCCGCAGGGACTCGGCGGCCTGCCCGGGATGACCGCGCTGGCCACCCACCGGATGCGCCAGCAGATCGCCGAGATCGGCGTGCCGGACGTGCCGGAGTTCCTGGACCAGATCGTCGATTCGGGCGGTCACCTGTGGGCGTGCCGGATGTCCGCCGACATGATGCACGTCGACGAGAACGACCTGTACGAGCCGGTCGAGGGCATCATCTCGGCCGCCGACTTCATCGAGAAGACCGACGGCGCCCAGCTCCTGTTCATCTGA
- a CDS encoding GAF and ANTAR domain-containing protein produces MSDRRQWLEAQLSADRATRPGSPVALVCARCVTELSVTGAGVTVLSHLADDDHGTHPSRGLVHATNSTSAALEDLQLTVGEGPCLDAFESGGPVLISDTATLASRWPIFAAAAARLGAAAVFSFPLQIGVARLGSLDAYRASPGPLTAAQLTDGLILADLATARIMEEIDGHPIADLSWLADPHLEVHQATGMVQMQLGVTAEVALMRLRGYAFSHDLAVTEVARLIVDRSLRLGGEPEPQR; encoded by the coding sequence ATGTCAGACAGACGGCAGTGGCTGGAGGCCCAGCTGTCCGCCGACCGGGCGACCAGGCCGGGGTCGCCGGTGGCGCTGGTGTGCGCCCGATGCGTCACCGAACTGTCGGTCACCGGGGCCGGGGTGACCGTGCTGTCGCACCTCGCGGACGACGACCACGGCACGCACCCGAGCCGGGGGCTGGTTCATGCCACGAACAGCACCAGCGCCGCGCTGGAGGACCTGCAGCTCACGGTCGGGGAGGGCCCGTGCCTCGATGCCTTCGAATCGGGTGGGCCGGTCCTGATCAGCGACACCGCTACTCTGGCGTCGCGTTGGCCGATCTTCGCCGCTGCCGCCGCCCGGCTCGGTGCCGCGGCGGTGTTCTCGTTCCCGCTGCAGATCGGGGTGGCTCGGCTCGGGTCGCTGGACGCGTACCGTGCCAGCCCCGGCCCGCTGACCGCGGCCCAGCTCACCGACGGGCTGATCCTGGCCGACCTGGCCACCGCGCGGATCATGGAGGAGATCGACGGGCACCCGATCGCCGACCTGAGCTGGCTGGCCGACCCGCACCTCGAAGTGCATCAGGCGACGGGCATGGTGCAGATGCAGCTGGGGGTGACGGCCGAAGTCGCGCTGATGCGGCTGCGGGGCTACGCCTTCAGCCACGACCTGGCGGTGACGGAGGTGGCTCGGCTCATCGTCGACCGGTCGCTGCGCCTCGGCGGGGAACCGGAACCGCAACGGTAG
- the ppk2 gene encoding polyphosphate kinase 2: protein MAQRKATGDRCAAAGTATDRLPRKLYERELRRLQIELVRLQEWVRAEGARLVVIFEGRDAAGKGGTIKRVSENLNPRVARIAALPAPSDRERTQWYFQRYVEQLPAAGEIVLFDRSWYNRAGVERVMGFCTPDQYRIFLRQCPIFERLLMEDGILLRKYWFSVSDVEQERRFTDRLTDPMRQWKLSPMDLESITRWEDYSRAKDEMFVHTDIPDSPWYVVESDDKRRARINMIAHLLSTVPYHAVRRPPIELPPRPPAHGYQRPPRSEQTYVPDHASSLR from the coding sequence GTGGCGCAGCGGAAGGCAACCGGCGACCGGTGTGCGGCAGCCGGAACCGCCACCGACCGGTTGCCGCGCAAGCTGTACGAGCGGGAGCTGCGGCGGCTGCAGATCGAACTGGTCCGGCTGCAGGAGTGGGTGCGCGCCGAGGGCGCCCGGCTGGTGGTGATCTTCGAGGGCCGCGACGCCGCGGGCAAGGGCGGCACCATCAAGCGGGTCAGCGAGAACCTCAACCCGCGCGTCGCCCGCATCGCTGCGCTGCCGGCGCCGAGCGACCGCGAGCGCACCCAGTGGTACTTCCAGCGGTACGTCGAGCAGCTGCCGGCCGCCGGGGAGATCGTCCTGTTCGACCGGAGCTGGTACAACCGGGCCGGCGTGGAGCGGGTGATGGGCTTCTGCACCCCCGACCAGTACCGGATCTTCCTGCGGCAGTGCCCGATCTTCGAGCGGCTGCTGATGGAGGACGGGATCCTGCTGCGCAAGTACTGGTTCTCGGTCAGCGACGTCGAGCAGGAGCGGCGGTTCACCGACCGGCTGACCGACCCGATGCGGCAGTGGAAGCTGTCGCCGATGGACCTGGAATCGATCACCCGCTGGGAGGACTACTCGCGGGCGAAGGACGAGATGTTCGTCCACACCGACATCCCCGACTCCCCGTGGTACGTGGTGGAGAGCGACGACAAGCGGCGGGCCCGGATCAACATGATCGCGCACCTGCTGTCCACGGTGCCCTACCACGCGGTGCGGCGGCCGCCCATCGAGCTGCCGCCCCGGCCGCCGGCACACGGCTACCAGCGGCCACCGCGCAGCGAGCAGACCTACGTGCCCGACCACGCGTCGTCGCTGCGCTGA
- a CDS encoding site-2 protease family protein: protein MRQTIRLGRIAGIPVGVHWSVLVIMLLLADGLAATVLPAAAPRQTVTAYWVAGAATAGAFLACLLAHELAHAFVARHYGITVRRITLWLLGGVSELDGEPPTPRADLLIALAGPVTSVACGALAAGGAVAAQAAGLGRLAVAGLLWLATINAVLAAFNLLPGAPLDGGRVLRAIVWRVRGSRAAGARAAAYTGGLLGTLLVAAGFLEVVLARNVSGIWLALVGLFLSWAAGAEQRTTAVTELLTGATVADIVHTVPVCGYENQTVEAFVRSVASRSSHRQFPVVTIDGRVLGTVSLRGLAQVPAPARATVRLDTLAVPVRGDQLLHTDQALTDALRVTATGRLIPVVDPAGNLAGVLDSADLARTVELAALGIPPGAGDDRPDVDAEPPPRIGLG, encoded by the coding sequence ATGCGCCAGACGATCAGGCTCGGGCGGATCGCCGGGATCCCGGTCGGCGTGCACTGGTCGGTGCTGGTGATCATGCTCCTGCTGGCCGACGGCCTGGCGGCGACCGTGCTGCCCGCGGCGGCCCCGCGCCAGACCGTGACCGCGTACTGGGTGGCCGGTGCCGCCACGGCCGGTGCGTTCCTCGCCTGCCTGCTCGCGCACGAGCTGGCGCACGCGTTCGTCGCCCGGCACTACGGCATCACGGTTCGCCGGATCACGCTCTGGCTGCTCGGCGGCGTGTCCGAACTCGACGGCGAGCCGCCGACGCCACGCGCCGACCTGCTCATCGCGCTGGCCGGGCCCGTCACGAGCGTGGCCTGCGGCGCGCTCGCCGCCGGCGGCGCGGTGGCAGCCCAGGCGGCGGGGCTGGGCCGGCTGGCGGTGGCCGGCCTGCTCTGGCTCGCCACCATCAACGCCGTACTGGCCGCGTTCAACCTGCTGCCCGGCGCCCCGCTGGACGGTGGCCGGGTGTTGCGGGCGATCGTGTGGCGGGTGCGCGGCAGCCGCGCCGCCGGCGCCCGGGCCGCGGCCTACACCGGCGGCCTGCTCGGCACGCTGCTGGTCGCCGCGGGCTTCCTGGAGGTGGTACTGGCCCGCAACGTGTCCGGGATCTGGCTCGCGCTGGTCGGACTGTTCCTGAGCTGGGCGGCAGGCGCCGAACAGCGCACGACCGCGGTGACCGAACTGCTGACCGGTGCCACCGTCGCCGACATCGTCCACACCGTTCCGGTCTGCGGGTACGAGAACCAGACCGTCGAGGCGTTCGTGCGGTCGGTGGCCAGCCGCAGCAGCCACCGCCAGTTCCCGGTGGTCACCATCGACGGCAGGGTGCTCGGCACGGTCAGCCTGCGCGGGCTCGCCCAGGTGCCCGCCCCCGCCCGCGCCACGGTTCGGCTCGACACGCTCGCCGTACCGGTACGCGGTGACCAGCTGCTGCACACCGACCAAGCGCTCACCGACGCCCTGCGGGTGACCGCGACGGGTCGGTTGATCCCGGTCGTCGATCCGGCCGGGAACCTCGCCGGGGTGCTCGACAGCGCCGACCTGGCCCGCACCGTGGAACTCGCCGCACTCGGCATCCCACCCGGCGCGGGCGACGATCGCCCCGACGTCGACGCCGAACCACCGCCGCGCATCGGGCTCGGCTGA